The segment CAATGACTAAAAAGTTAAGTTTAAAACAAAAATCGCTCGAAATTCTGATTCGCCTCAAACGGCTGTATCCAGAAGCCCCTTGCACTCTCAACTACGAAACTCCCGTACAGTTGATGGTAGCGACGATTCTGGCGGCCCAGTGTACGGATGAGCGAGTCAATCTGGTGACGCCGGCGTTGTTTGAGCGTTTCCCGGATGCGGAGGCTTTGGCAAATGCTGATTTAGATGAATTGGAGCGTCTCGTGCGATCGACTGGTTTCTACCGGAATAAGTCTAAAAATATTAAAGCTGCTTGTTGGGCGATCGTCAACAAATTCAACAATCAAGTACCGCAGCAAATGGAACTGCTGCTAGAATTGCCCGGAGTCGCGCGCAAAACAGCTAATGTCGTCCTCGCCCACGCTTTTGACATTCATCAGGGCGTGACGGTAGACACTCACGTCAAGCGTTTGAGTCAGCGTTTGGGATTGACCGAACACGCCGATCCAATTCGGATCGAGCGGGATTTGATGCTATTGTTGCCACAGCCGGATTGGGAAAATTGGTCAATTCGATTGGTGTATCACGGTAGGGCAGTTTGTAATGCGAGAAAGCCGATTTGCAATATTTGCGAACTTGCAGATTTGTGTCCTTCTGCTAATAGTTAGATTTTGCACTAATTTCAGGAACAGGCATCTTGCCTGTTCCACAATTCCGAGCTAGATCCCCCCTAACCCCGCTAAAAAAGGGGGGAACCAGAAATAAATCAAAGTCCCCCTTTTTAAGGGGGATTTAGGGGGATATGGCCTCTGAACGGAGCTAGATCCCCCCTAACCCCCCTTAAAAAGGGGGGAACTAGAAATAAATCAAAGTCCCCCTTCTTCAGGGGGATTTAGGGGGATATGGCCTCTGATGTGAACGAGAGATATAAAATTTTTTAAGCTTAAGTTCACACTAATGACATCTTGCCTGTTACCAAAAATCTTGTTAACAAAAAAACTAATTTAAATAAAAGTGATCTAAAACCACCAAAATATAGTAAAATGACAGATTGTGATTTATCTAAGGATATCAACAGATTATGGCTAAAAAGAGCATGGTCGAGCGCGAGAAAAAGCGCCAAAGACTCGTAGACAAGTACGCTGACAAGCGCGAAGACCTGAAAGACCAGTTCGACCAAGCTGCGAATCAGATGGACAAAATGGCGATTCACCGCCAACTGCAACAGCTACCCCGTGGCAGTTCGCGGACTCGCTTGCGTAACCGCTGCTGGGCAACTGGTCGCCCCAGAGGTTACTACCGCGATTTCGGGCTCTCTCGCAACATGATGCGAGAAATGGCTCACGAAGGTCTCTTGCCCGGTGTTGTGAAGTCTAGCTGGTAGCAACAAGAAGGAAGTTCGGCAACGGATTTTTTAACGGATTTAACGGATAGAAGAAAGAAGGGTTTAGTTATCGTTGCGAGAGAGGGAAGAAAGAAGAAGGAATGAAGAAAAACTTATGAATAATCGGCAAGATTATATTTGGGTTTATTTTTGTTTCAGACTTTATTCCTTCTTCCTTCTTCCTTCTTCCTTCTTCCTTCTGCCTCTTTCTTGCTTCATTGGCCGCAGCATTTATCGATGCCGAGACTTTCGAGTAATAAGTCGCTGACGGCATTGGCGATCGCAAATTCGCCATAAAAGCTTTTAGAAAAATCATAGGCCTGCATTTCGGTGACGATCGCAATTACGAGGCTACCCAAATCGTTTTCGCCTTCCATGCGCTGGCGGAGGTAGATTTGGGCGGCTCTTTTAGCTATTTGCTGGTTCGCGGCTTCTGGGATAAACTCGGAGTCTAGCCATGCGAGGAGTGTTTCTTGCAGCCATTGGCTTTCTTGTTCGGGGTTTTGGGCGGGCGGCAAGGTAATAGGTTGGATGGTTTCAGACATGATTATTCCTAATTGCTAATGTTGACTTTGAAAAGTTAGCCGACAAATGACTACTGATAAATTTATGCAATATGATATACCGTCAATTATACAGGGATACGCGCAAGGCTACTTCTTGATGGCCAATGATGGCGAGGAGAGTCTGGGGTGGTATTCCAGCCGCCAGCGGGCGCTGATACCGCTGGATGAGAGATTTACCTATCCGCGATCGCTGGGCCGGGCCTTGAATCAAAATCGGTTTTCTGTGGCTGTGAACCGCGATTTTGGGGCGGTGGTTGAGGGTTGTGCCGATCGAGAAACAACGTGGATTTCTAAGGAGCTCAAGCAGATTTACTGGGGTTTGTATGAGGCTGGTTGGGCTTACAGCTTCGAGACTTGGTGCGGCGACGAATTGGCGGGCGGTATTTTGGGATTGTCTATAGGCGGCGCGTTTATTGGGGAATCGATGTTTTACCGGATTCCCGAGGGTTCTAAGGTGGCGATGGTGAAGTTGGTGGAGAGATTGCGCGATCGATCTTATCTACTTTTCGACGCTCAAATGAACAATCCGCACTTGGAAAGATTCGGAGCATATACTGTCAAGGAAAAACTGTATAATACTATTTTGCAAGAAGCTTTAAAGCGTCGCTGCTCCTTATTTTGAATATTCTCGGTAGGGAAACGACACTGCCGTATCCTCACCCGATATCCCTACTTCAAACAATAGTATAATCAAGCAGAGATACTTCTCGGAGATAACAAATATGCAAGTCACAACCGAAGAAATTATTTATCCATCGAGCGACGGTCAACCAATGGCAGACAGCACAATACAATACAAATTAATTGTCACAATCAAAGAAGGTTGCGAATCGCTGTTTCAAGATGACCCCAACGTATTTATAGCAGCCGATTTACTGTGGTATCCGGTTGAAGGTAGACCAGATATTTCTCAAGCACCGGATACGATGGTGATATTTGGCAGACCAAAAGGCGATCGACGTTCCTACATACAATCTCGCGAAGACAATATTGCCCCGCAAGTCGTCTTTGAGATTCGCTCCCACAACGATAGCAACACAAAAATGAACAAAAAACTTTCATTTTACTATCGTTATGGAGTCGAAGAATATTACCTTTACGATCCAGAAAGAAATGAGTTGGAAGGTTGGCAAATAATTGAAGGAAGCTTAGAAGTAATTGAACAGATGGAGGGATGGATTAGTCCGAGACTGGGAGTGCGGTTTGAGTTAGGCTCAGAAGGATTAGAAATTTATAAACCTGATGGAGAAAAGTTTATTTCCCCTTCCGAAACAAATGCACAGCGGCTATTAGAGCGACAGCGCGCCGGACAAGAATTTCAACGCGCCGAACGTTTAGCCGCCAAACTGCGCGAATTGAACATCGATCCCGATAGCATTTAAACCATAATCAATGCTAAGAAACCTGGTTTTTTTGATGAATCCGGTTTCTGGGGATTGCGGTTTTTTCTGGTTTTAGGACTTACCCATCAAGACCAAAGAAACCGGGTTTTTTGAGATTTTACCGACTGTAACGAAGTTTTCTCGAAAAAACCCGGTTTCTGAGCGCGCATTTCTGACTCCTCGAAACCGGGTTTTTTGAGATTTTACCGACTGTAACGAAAATTTCTCGAAAAAACCCGGTTTCTGAACACACATTTCCGACTCCTCGAAACCGGGTTTTTTGAGATTTTACCGACTGTAACGAAAATTTCTCGAAAAAACCCGGTTTCTGACCACCCGTGCATAAGTCTCATTCTTTTAACCGAGAAATAGCCCCCGATCGCAAATCCCGTATACTACAATATATAATACAGATATTAGAGCCAAAATCCTTGGGGGTGCAAAAGAATCCTAATCGCGGCCCCATGAATGTGCAAAAATACTGAAGCCAACTTTATTAAACTCTGCACGGAGCAATTGCTGTGGACTCCAGATACAACCCCCAATCCATAGAAGAAAAATGGCAACAGACATGGGCTGAGCAAAACTTAGACCAAATGCCGGAAGATACCGAAAAGCCTAAATTTTATGCTTTATCCATGTTCCCCTACCCGTCGGGAAGCTTGCACATGGGCCATGTCCGCAACTACACAATCATCGATGTAATTGCCAGACTCAAGCGGATGCAAGGCTATCGCGTACTCAATCCCATGGGATGGGACGCTTTTGGTTTGCCGGCAGAAAATGCGGCCATCGAGCGCGGAATTCCCCCCGCACAATGGACTTATCAAAATATTTCCCAGATGAAAGGCTTATTTCGCCGCCTGGGTATTTCTTTCGACTGGACAAAAGAAGTTACAACCTGTTCTCCCGATTATTATCGGTGGACTCAGTGGCTGTTTTTGCAATTTTTAGAAGCAGGATTAGCATATCAGAAAGAAGCCGCAGTTAACTGGGATCCGATCGACCAAACTGTCTTAGCCAACGAACAAGTAGACAACGAGGGTCGTTCCTGGCGTTCCGGTGCCAAAGTCGAGCGCAAATTATTGCGGCAGTGGTTCCTCAAAATTACCGATTACGCCGAACAGTTATTAAACGACTTAGATAAATTGCCAGATTGGCCCGAAAGAGTCAAATTAATGCAAGCCAACTGGATTGGTAAATCAGTCGGCGCTTACTTAGAATTTCCGATTGTCGGCATGGATGAAAAAATTGCCGTTTTCACGACCCGTCCCGATACAATTTATGGCGTGAGTTACGTTGTTTTAGCACCGGAACATCCGTTAACTCAGCTCGTGACCACCTCCGACCAAAAAGCTGCTGTTGATACCTTCATCAAAGAAGTTGCATTGCAAAGCGAAATGGATCGCACGGCCGATGACAAACCGAAGCGCGGCGTCCCCACAGGTGGTACAGTAATCAATCCTTTCAACGATGAAGAAATCCCGATTTGGATTGCCGATTATGTGCTGTACGAATACGGCACCGGCGCAGTCATGGGAGTACCCGCCCACGACACGCGAGATTTCAAATTTGCCAATCAATATGAACTACCAATTAAAGTAGTAATTGTCGATGATGATGAAAATCCGCTGACGGAAGCTTACACCGAACCAGGAATTATGATTAATTCCCAAAGCTTCAACGGGATGGATTCAATTAAAGGTAAAGCCGCAATTATTCAAGCTGCCGAAAATTCAGGTTGTGGCAAAGCGCGAGTACAATATCGCTTGAGAGATTGGCTAATTTCTCGTCAGCGTTATTGGGGCGCTCCGATTCCGGTAATTCACTGCCCGAAATGCGGCACAGTCCCCGTCCCGCAATCGGATTTACCCGTATTATTGCCGGAAAATGTACAATTTACTGGCAAAGGTTCGCCCTTGGCAAAAATGCCGGAATGGGTAAACGTTCCTTGTCCGAGTTGCGGCACTCCGGCGCAGCGCGAAACTGATACGATGGATACTTTTATGGATTCATCGTGGTATTTTTTGCGCTATCCTGATGCTCAAAATTCAGAGCAAGTCTTTGATACGGCGAAGACGAATGATTGGATGCAGGTAGACCAATATGTCGGCGGAATCGAGCACGCAATCCTGCATTTGCTGTATTCGCGGTTCTTTACGAAGGTTGTGCGCGATCGGGGTTTAATCAATTGCGATGAACCATTTAAACGCCTATTAACCCAAGGCATGGTACAAGCAAAAGCTTACAAAAATCCTGTAACTGGCAAATACGTTGCTGCATCAGATGTAGACCCCGAAAATCCTAAAGATCCGCAAACAGGAGAAGCTTTGGAAGTCTTCTATGAGAAGATGTCTAAATCTAAATACAACGGTGTTGACCCCTTGGAAGTTATGGGGAAATATGGGGTTGATACGGCGCGGATGTTTATTTTATTCAAGGCACCACCGGAGAAGGATTTAGAGTGGGATGACGCTGATGTGGAAGGACAATTTCGCTTTTTAAATCGCGTTTGGCGCTTGGTAACAGAGTTTGCTGCACTAGACAGGGCGGGCCAGGGGGCACCGCCCCTACAAGCGGGTGAGAAAGATGCGCTGAGCAAAGTTGAGAAGGATTTGCGGCGGGC is part of the Microcoleus sp. bin38.metabat.b11b12b14.051 genome and harbors:
- the nth gene encoding endonuclease III yields the protein MTKKLSLKQKSLEILIRLKRLYPEAPCTLNYETPVQLMVATILAAQCTDERVNLVTPALFERFPDAEALANADLDELERLVRSTGFYRNKSKNIKAACWAIVNKFNNQVPQQMELLLELPGVARKTANVVLAHAFDIHQGVTVDTHVKRLSQRLGLTEHADPIRIERDLMLLLPQPDWENWSIRLVYHGRAVCNARKPICNICELADLCPSANS
- the rpsN gene encoding 30S ribosomal protein S14; translation: MAKKSMVEREKKRQRLVDKYADKREDLKDQFDQAANQMDKMAIHRQLQQLPRGSSRTRLRNRCWATGRPRGYYRDFGLSRNMMREMAHEGLLPGVVKSSW
- the aat gene encoding leucyl/phenylalanyl-tRNA--protein transferase, which codes for MQYDIPSIIQGYAQGYFLMANDGEESLGWYSSRQRALIPLDERFTYPRSLGRALNQNRFSVAVNRDFGAVVEGCADRETTWISKELKQIYWGLYEAGWAYSFETWCGDELAGGILGLSIGGAFIGESMFYRIPEGSKVAMVKLVERLRDRSYLLFDAQMNNPHLERFGAYTVKEKLYNTILQEALKRRCSLF
- a CDS encoding Uma2 family endonuclease, whose translation is MQVTTEEIIYPSSDGQPMADSTIQYKLIVTIKEGCESLFQDDPNVFIAADLLWYPVEGRPDISQAPDTMVIFGRPKGDRRSYIQSREDNIAPQVVFEIRSHNDSNTKMNKKLSFYYRYGVEEYYLYDPERNELEGWQIIEGSLEVIEQMEGWISPRLGVRFELGSEGLEIYKPDGEKFISPSETNAQRLLERQRAGQEFQRAERLAAKLRELNIDPDSI
- the leuS gene encoding leucine--tRNA ligase; translated protein: MDSRYNPQSIEEKWQQTWAEQNLDQMPEDTEKPKFYALSMFPYPSGSLHMGHVRNYTIIDVIARLKRMQGYRVLNPMGWDAFGLPAENAAIERGIPPAQWTYQNISQMKGLFRRLGISFDWTKEVTTCSPDYYRWTQWLFLQFLEAGLAYQKEAAVNWDPIDQTVLANEQVDNEGRSWRSGAKVERKLLRQWFLKITDYAEQLLNDLDKLPDWPERVKLMQANWIGKSVGAYLEFPIVGMDEKIAVFTTRPDTIYGVSYVVLAPEHPLTQLVTTSDQKAAVDTFIKEVALQSEMDRTADDKPKRGVPTGGTVINPFNDEEIPIWIADYVLYEYGTGAVMGVPAHDTRDFKFANQYELPIKVVIVDDDENPLTEAYTEPGIMINSQSFNGMDSIKGKAAIIQAAENSGCGKARVQYRLRDWLISRQRYWGAPIPVIHCPKCGTVPVPQSDLPVLLPENVQFTGKGSPLAKMPEWVNVPCPSCGTPAQRETDTMDTFMDSSWYFLRYPDAQNSEQVFDTAKTNDWMQVDQYVGGIEHAILHLLYSRFFTKVVRDRGLINCDEPFKRLLTQGMVQAKAYKNPVTGKYVAASDVDPENPKDPQTGEALEVFYEKMSKSKYNGVDPLEVMGKYGVDTARMFILFKAPPEKDLEWDDADVEGQFRFLNRVWRLVTEFAALDRAGQGAPPLQAGEKDALSKVEKDLRRAIHTAIKEVREDLEGEYQFNTAVSEMMKLNNALADAKCKDSPVYAEGINTLILLLAPFSPHISDELWQLIGNSESVHLQAWPVADPSALVTDEITLVIQVMGKTRGTIQVPSGADKAALENYARESDLAKRHLEGKEIKKVIVVPGKLVNFVVAG